A genomic stretch from Bacillus sp. N1-1 includes:
- the sigK gene encoding RNA polymerase sporulation sigma factor SigK has product MSLLAALAYVCKEVLFFVSFVKNNAFPQPLSRKDERKYLELMAEGDEDARNRLIEHNLRLVAHIVKKFENTGEDPEDLISIGTIGLIKAIESYSTDKGTKLATYAARCIENEILMHLRALKKTKKDVSLHDPIGQDKEGNEISLIDVLKAETEDIVELIQLNMEKKKIYEYIHILDDREKEVIVGRFGLNLEKELTQREIARQLGISRSYVSRIEKRALMKLFHEFYRNRKESGA; this is encoded by the coding sequence GTGTCCTTACTGGCAGCACTTGCTTACGTTTGTAAGGAAGTTCTTTTCTTTGTCTCATTTGTGAAAAACAATGCCTTTCCCCAGCCTCTTTCTAGAAAAGATGAAAGAAAGTATTTAGAATTAATGGCTGAAGGAGATGAAGATGCAAGAAATCGGCTCATCGAACACAACCTCCGTCTCGTGGCCCATATCGTGAAAAAGTTTGAAAATACTGGCGAAGATCCTGAAGATCTTATCTCGATCGGTACAATTGGTTTAATCAAAGCAATTGAAAGTTATTCAACAGATAAAGGCACAAAGCTAGCAACCTATGCAGCAAGATGTATTGAAAACGAAATTCTTATGCACTTACGGGCTTTGAAAAAGACAAAAAAAGATGTGTCTCTACATGATCCAATCGGTCAGGATAAGGAAGGGAATGAGATTTCACTTATTGACGTTTTAAAAGCAGAAACGGAAGATATTGTAGAGTTAATTCAACTCAATATGGAGAAAAAGAAGATCTATGAATACATTCATATTCTAGATGATCGAGAAAAGGAAGTAATTGTCGGACGATTTGGTTTAAACCTTGAAAAAGAATTGACACAGCGGGAAATTGCGAGGCAGCTTGGTATTTCTCGAAGTTATGTTTCTAGAATTGAAAAGCGAGCGTTAATGAAATTGTTTCATGAGTTTTATCGAAATCGAAAAGAAAGTGGTGCGTAG
- a CDS encoding Rrf2 family transcriptional regulator — protein MRLTNYTDYSLRMLIYLGSMKKNNLASIQEIADAYQISKNHLMKVAHELGKKGYIETIRGRNGGLRLAQLPQEINVGEVVRSTEEDFNLVECFDKENNSCVISPACRLKHVLHSALTAYFEVLDQYQLADLIVNDETLRQLFETNR, from the coding sequence ATGCGATTAACAAATTATACCGATTACTCTTTAAGAATGCTAATTTATCTTGGGAGTATGAAAAAAAATAACTTAGCAAGCATACAAGAAATTGCAGATGCTTACCAAATTTCAAAAAATCATCTAATGAAAGTCGCGCATGAGCTTGGAAAAAAAGGATATATTGAGACAATAAGAGGAAGGAATGGAGGGTTAAGATTGGCCCAACTTCCTCAGGAAATCAACGTTGGAGAAGTTGTCAGAAGTACCGAGGAAGATTTTAATTTAGTAGAGTGCTTTGATAAAGAAAACAATTCATGTGTAATCAGTCCTGCATGTCGACTAAAGCACGTTCTTCATTCGGCTCTGACGGCATATTTTGAAGTTTTAGATCAATATCAATTGGCTGATCTTATCGTAAATGATGAGACGCTTAGACAATTATTTGAGACAAATCGATAA
- the hmpA gene encoding NO-inducible flavohemoprotein yields MLSPKTIATIKSTVLVLEIHGTDITKRFYNMLFTNHPELLNIFNHANQKQGKQQQALANAVYAAAKNIDQLEAILPVVKQVAHKHRSLGVQPEHYPIVGEYLLKAIKDVLKDDATEEILQAWEEAYGIIANVFIEVEEEMYQDAAKQPGGWEQERIFVVDRKEQESDVITSFYLKPLDGKPIASFKSGQYISVKVSIPGDQYTHIRQYSLSDVPGKPYYRISVKKEANTAKPDGIVSNYLHDHIGVNDQLTVTAPAGDFYLEKSTAPIVLLSGGVGITPLLSMLKSSALQHRKTTFIHAALNGNVHAFHHEVVSLEHPSLDYFVCYEAPTKNDADKKNYDKEGFITSDWLKEILSLDAETQYYFCGPLPFMKAIKVALTNLGVDEKNMHFEFFGPAVALEPAMS; encoded by the coding sequence ATGTTATCACCTAAAACAATTGCAACGATTAAATCGACCGTACTCGTTCTAGAAATTCACGGAACTGACATTACGAAACGCTTTTATAACATGCTCTTCACCAACCATCCTGAACTGTTAAATATTTTTAATCATGCTAATCAAAAACAAGGCAAGCAGCAGCAAGCTCTCGCGAACGCAGTTTATGCTGCAGCAAAAAACATTGATCAATTAGAAGCCATTCTGCCCGTTGTAAAACAGGTTGCTCATAAACATAGAAGCCTAGGGGTTCAACCAGAGCATTATCCAATCGTAGGAGAATATTTATTAAAAGCCATTAAAGATGTTTTAAAAGATGATGCTACAGAAGAAATTCTTCAAGCATGGGAAGAAGCATACGGGATTATTGCCAATGTTTTTATTGAAGTGGAAGAAGAAATGTACCAAGATGCTGCAAAACAGCCTGGTGGTTGGGAACAGGAGCGTATTTTTGTTGTCGATCGTAAGGAACAGGAAAGTGACGTTATCACATCTTTTTACTTAAAACCACTTGACGGAAAACCAATTGCATCGTTTAAATCTGGGCAATACATTAGTGTAAAAGTATCGATTCCAGGTGATCAATATACTCATATTCGTCAATACAGTCTCTCGGACGTACCTGGAAAACCTTATTATAGAATTTCTGTAAAAAAAGAAGCCAACACCGCAAAACCTGATGGCATTGTTTCCAATTATTTGCATGATCATATCGGAGTAAACGATCAGCTTACCGTAACTGCTCCAGCAGGAGACTTTTATTTAGAAAAGTCAACAGCTCCAATTGTCCTCTTGAGTGGTGGTGTAGGGATTACCCCTTTGCTCAGCATGCTAAAGAGCAGTGCGCTTCAACATAGAAAAACAACATTTATTCATGCAGCTCTTAACGGAAATGTTCATGCTTTTCACCATGAAGTTGTCTCTCTTGAACACCCTTCTCTAGATTATTTCGTCTGTTACGAAGCGCCGACAAAAAACGATGCTGATAAAAAGAACTATGATAAAGAAGGCTTTATCACAAGCGACTGGTTAAAAGAAATATTGTCTCTTGACGCAGAAACTCAGTATTATTTCTGCGGACCTCTTCCGTTTATGAAAGCTATCAAAGTTGCGTTAACAAACCTCGGTGTAGATGAAAAGAACATGCATTTTGAATTTTTTGGCCCTGCTGTAGCGCTTGAACCCGCTATGTCATAA
- the nadE gene encoding ammonia-dependent NAD(+) synthetase → MQKEIIQELGVQPTIDVQEEVTKRVGFLKEYLKKSGTTGFVLGISGGQDSSLAGKFAQMAVEELREEGTEASFIAVRLPYGEQKDEDDAQAALKFIKPDQTVTINVKPAVDASVSSYLEATGNNLTDFTKGNNKARERMIAQYNIAGDEKKLVIGTDHAAEAVTGFYTKHGDGACDITPLFGLNKRQGRAILEDIGMPDHLVEKVPTADLEDDRPSLPDEEALGVSYNHIDDYLEGREVPEEAAKTIENHFSKTKHKRNMAATIFDNWWK, encoded by the coding sequence ATGCAAAAAGAAATCATTCAAGAACTTGGTGTGCAGCCAACAATTGATGTACAAGAAGAAGTGACGAAGCGAGTAGGGTTTTTAAAGGAATATTTAAAGAAGAGCGGAACAACAGGATTCGTCCTGGGGATTTCAGGAGGACAGGATTCATCACTTGCAGGGAAATTTGCTCAGATGGCCGTAGAAGAGCTAAGGGAGGAAGGAACCGAGGCTTCCTTTATTGCCGTGAGGTTACCATACGGCGAGCAGAAAGATGAAGATGACGCACAGGCTGCTTTAAAATTTATTAAGCCGGATCAAACGGTTACCATCAACGTAAAGCCAGCTGTTGACGCATCCGTTTCAAGTTATCTTGAGGCAACGGGTAATAATTTAACAGACTTTACAAAAGGTAACAATAAAGCAAGAGAACGTATGATTGCGCAATACAATATTGCAGGAGACGAGAAAAAGCTTGTCATTGGAACGGACCACGCTGCAGAAGCTGTGACAGGTTTTTATACAAAACATGGGGATGGGGCATGCGACATTACTCCACTTTTCGGTTTAAATAAGCGTCAGGGTAGAGCTATTCTGGAAGACATCGGGATGCCAGATCATCTTGTAGAAAAAGTGCCAACAGCTGATCTTGAAGATGATCGACCTTCTCTTCCAGATGAAGAAGCACTTGGAGTTAGCTACAATCATATTGATGATTATCTTGAAGGGAGAGAAGTACCTGAAGAAGCAGCAAAAACAATTGAAAATCATTTTAGCAAAACAAAGCATAAGCGAAATATGGCAGCTACCATTTTCGATAATTGGTGGAAATAA
- a CDS encoding OmpA family protein has product MKNRKRRFQIQGDEEHYWPSFADMMAMIVLVMLFIAIIAFVQMIYDAYDQTVMKQELAKVADVKKHISDLIEEQLEENVGKDKIVRGPNNTISVEGDILFDTGSAEISEEGKRVLNDLADVFANLIDQEDISQYLYIILIEGHTDKVPYDNWKLSADRSVAVVKELMKANPKLNSPEYAKYLAATGYSEYKPVVEEDTNEAYEKNRRISFQIILDDEKWQGRLKEIMTY; this is encoded by the coding sequence ATGAAGAATCGAAAAAGACGTTTTCAAATCCAGGGCGATGAAGAACACTACTGGCCCAGTTTTGCAGATATGATGGCAATGATCGTTCTCGTTATGCTTTTTATTGCGATTATCGCCTTCGTTCAAATGATTTATGACGCTTATGATCAAACCGTTATGAAACAAGAACTAGCAAAAGTAGCGGATGTAAAAAAGCATATTAGTGATTTAATTGAAGAACAGTTAGAAGAAAATGTTGGAAAAGACAAGATTGTGCGTGGGCCAAACAATACGATTTCAGTTGAGGGGGATATTTTATTTGACACGGGAAGTGCTGAAATTAGTGAGGAAGGAAAACGAGTATTAAACGATTTGGCAGATGTTTTTGCAAATTTAATTGACCAGGAAGACATTAGTCAATATCTCTATATCATTTTAATCGAAGGGCACACTGACAAAGTCCCTTATGATAACTGGAAACTTTCAGCTGATCGTTCTGTAGCTGTCGTTAAAGAACTAATGAAGGCGAACCCAAAACTTAATTCACCTGAGTACGCAAAATATTTAGCTGCAACAGGTTACTCAGAATACAAACCGGTTGTCGAAGAAGACACGAATGAAGCCTACGAGAAAAACAGACGTATCTCATTCCAAATTATTCTTGATGATGAGAAATGGCAGGGACGTCTGAAAGAAATTATGACTTATTAA
- a CDS encoding YrhC family protein, translating into MKQLQDKMTDYKRFAFVLLSLSVFLYIGSFLPVQGKTDGAALILTGGGFLLVGIAIFFYSRAIAIQKKINEQNMNS; encoded by the coding sequence ATGAAGCAACTTCAAGACAAAATGACAGACTATAAGCGATTTGCGTTTGTATTGCTTAGTCTTAGTGTTTTCTTATATATTGGATCTTTTCTCCCGGTTCAAGGAAAGACGGATGGCGCTGCCCTTATACTGACAGGTGGAGGTTTTTTACTAGTTGGAATTGCGATTTTCTTTTATTCTCGTGCCATCGCCATACAGAAAAAAATAAATGAGCAAAACATGAATTCTTAA
- a CDS encoding bifunctional cystathionine gamma-lyase/homocysteine desulfhydrase, with amino-acid sequence MKPKTKLIHGGITGDPQTGAVSVPIYQVSTYKQEAVGKFNGYEYSRTGNPTRHALEELIKDLENGFAGFAFGSGMAAISSVMMMFNSGDHVVMTDDVYGGTYRVMTKVLNRLGIESTFVNTTDLDVVKEAIQDNTKAIFVETPTNPLLKVTDIQAISKLAKDHSLLTIVDNTFNTPYWQNPIDHGADIVVHSATKYLGGHSDVVAGLVVVNSKELAEEVHFVQNSAGAILGPQDSWLLIRGLKTLGVRMEEHEKNTAKIVQFLSKHPSVEKIYYPGLSTHPGNDIAVNQSRGFGGMISFDIGSAEKADELLSKVKYFTLAESLGAVESLISVPARMTHASIPKDRRAELGITEGLVRISVGLEDAEDLIEDLSNALG; translated from the coding sequence ATGAAGCCAAAAACAAAACTCATTCATGGTGGGATTACTGGTGATCCGCAAACGGGTGCGGTCTCAGTACCAATCTACCAGGTTAGTACGTATAAACAAGAAGCAGTTGGCAAGTTCAACGGCTATGAATATTCCAGGACAGGAAACCCAACTCGTCACGCTCTTGAGGAGTTAATTAAAGATCTTGAAAATGGTTTCGCAGGTTTTGCATTTGGATCTGGAATGGCAGCCATTTCCTCAGTAATGATGATGTTTAATTCTGGAGATCATGTGGTCATGACAGATGACGTATACGGGGGAACATATCGTGTAATGACAAAGGTATTAAACCGTCTTGGCATTGAATCCACATTTGTTAATACAACTGATTTAGACGTAGTAAAAGAGGCGATACAAGATAACACGAAAGCCATTTTTGTTGAAACCCCCACGAATCCGTTATTAAAGGTTACAGATATTCAGGCCATTTCGAAACTTGCTAAAGACCATAGTCTTTTAACAATCGTTGATAATACCTTTAATACACCATATTGGCAAAACCCAATTGATCATGGGGCCGACATCGTTGTGCATTCAGCTACCAAATATTTAGGTGGACATAGTGACGTTGTTGCAGGACTTGTCGTCGTTAATTCTAAAGAGCTTGCGGAAGAAGTTCATTTTGTTCAAAATTCTGCCGGGGCTATTCTTGGACCACAAGATTCATGGTTGCTTATTAGAGGGTTGAAAACGCTTGGTGTACGAATGGAAGAACACGAAAAAAACACAGCGAAAATCGTCCAATTTCTTAGCAAACATCCTTCCGTGGAAAAAATCTACTATCCAGGGTTAAGTACACATCCTGGTAACGATATCGCTGTAAATCAATCGCGTGGATTCGGTGGGATGATTTCTTTTGATATTGGAAGTGCAGAAAAGGCAGATGAGCTATTAAGTAAAGTGAAATATTTCACTTTAGCTGAAAGCTTAGGAGCAGTAGAAAGCTTAATTTCCGTTCCTGCACGAATGACGCACGCTTCTATTCCGAAAGATCGACGAGCTGAACTCGGCATTACCGAAGGTCTTGTTCGTATTTCTGTTGGACTTGAAGATGCAGAGGATCTGATTGAAGATCTTTCAAATGCATTAGGATAA
- a CDS encoding cysteine synthase family protein — protein MEIFHNIHELVGRTPVIELHHFDLPEGVRLFAKLEFYNPGGSIKDRLGQELLQEAIEHNRIAPGGTFIEPTAGNTGIGLALAAVNRGYTVLFVVPEKFSMEKQELMRALGAKIVNTPTEQGMKGAIARAEKLIKEIPNSYMPRQFGNPANPLTYYKTLGPELWKQLDGELNVFVAGAGTGGTFMGTARYLKEQNPNVKTVIVEPEGSILNGGQSGPHKTEGIGMEFLPDYMDNAYFDSIHTVTDEVAFKRVRELAEKEGLLVGSSSGAALEAALIEAQQALPGTNVATIFPDSSERYLSKKIYEGGI, from the coding sequence ATGGAAATCTTTCATAACATTCATGAGCTCGTCGGCCGCACTCCGGTCATCGAGCTTCATCATTTTGATTTACCGGAGGGCGTTCGCCTTTTCGCTAAGCTTGAGTTTTATAATCCTGGAGGTAGTATTAAAGATCGACTTGGACAGGAATTACTTCAGGAAGCCATTGAGCATAATCGAATAGCTCCGGGTGGAACATTTATCGAACCTACTGCAGGAAATACAGGAATTGGCCTCGCCCTTGCAGCTGTTAATCGTGGGTATACTGTATTGTTTGTGGTCCCTGAGAAGTTTAGCATGGAGAAGCAAGAATTAATGCGAGCACTAGGTGCCAAAATCGTGAATACCCCTACTGAACAAGGAATGAAGGGTGCAATTGCTCGAGCTGAGAAACTTATTAAAGAAATTCCTAATTCCTATATGCCTCGTCAGTTCGGAAACCCAGCTAACCCTCTCACTTATTATAAAACGCTCGGCCCAGAACTGTGGAAGCAGCTTGACGGTGAGCTTAACGTTTTCGTAGCTGGTGCAGGAACCGGTGGAACGTTCATGGGGACAGCTCGCTATTTAAAGGAGCAGAATCCGAATGTGAAAACGGTCATTGTTGAACCTGAGGGATCCATTTTAAACGGTGGGCAATCCGGTCCTCATAAAACAGAGGGAATCGGTATGGAATTTTTACCAGATTACATGGATAACGCTTACTTTGACAGTATTCACACTGTGACAGATGAAGTTGCCTTCAAACGTGTAAGAGAGCTTGCTGAAAAAGAAGGCCTTTTAGTAGGTAGTTCTTCAGGTGCAGCCCTTGAAGCTGCTCTTATTGAAGCACAGCAAGCCCTTCCAGGAACGAATGTTGCTACGATCTTTCCAGATAGTAGTGAACGATACTTAAGTAAGAAGATTTATGAGGGAGGCATTTAA
- a CDS encoding S-ribosylhomocysteine lyase → MAKKMNVESFNLDHTKVAAPYVRLVGVTKGPNGDEIYKYDIRFKQPNKEHMEMAGLHSIEHLMAENIRNHMENVVDIGPMGCQTGFYLAVLNHSNYDEILEVLEKTLQDVLNADEVPACNEVQCGWAANHSLEGAKEIADEMLTHRDEWHIVFAE, encoded by the coding sequence ATGGCTAAAAAAATGAATGTAGAAAGTTTCAATCTTGATCATACAAAAGTAGCGGCCCCATATGTTCGCCTTGTAGGTGTAACAAAAGGGCCAAATGGTGATGAAATTTATAAATACGATATCCGCTTTAAGCAACCAAATAAAGAACATATGGAAATGGCAGGTCTCCATTCCATTGAACATTTAATGGCTGAAAATATTCGTAACCATATGGAAAATGTCGTTGATATTGGGCCAATGGGTTGTCAGACAGGGTTTTATCTAGCGGTTCTAAATCACTCAAATTATGATGAGATCTTAGAAGTTCTCGAGAAAACATTACAGGATGTGCTTAATGCTGATGAAGTACCAGCATGCAATGAAGTGCAGTGTGGATGGGCTGCTAACCACAGCTTAGAAGGAGCTAAAGAAATCGCAGACGAAATGCTGACACACCGTGACGAATGGCATATTGTGTTTGCTGAATAG
- the mtnN gene encoding 5'-methylthioadenosine/S-adenosylhomocysteine nucleosidase, whose translation MKIGIIGAMEEEVRILRDRLDHREEQVIAGSEFTTGSIDGQEVVLLKSGIGKVNAAIGTTLMNQLFKPDYILNTGSAGGFNPELKVGDIVISSEVRYHDVDATIFGYEYGQVPQMPALYEPNSMLVEAAERSAEKVTEHQVVKGMIATGDSFMNDADRVEYVRSKLANLDAAEMEAGAIAQVCYQFGTPFVIIRSLSDIAGKESNISFDQFLETASINSANLILNLVEELKKNG comes from the coding sequence ATGAAGATCGGTATTATTGGAGCAATGGAAGAAGAGGTAAGAATTTTACGTGACCGCCTTGATCACAGAGAAGAACAGGTGATTGCAGGATCTGAGTTCACTACAGGAAGCATTGATGGCCAGGAGGTCGTTCTCTTAAAATCAGGCATTGGTAAGGTGAATGCGGCTATCGGTACGACATTAATGAATCAACTATTTAAACCAGATTATATTCTAAATACAGGTTCTGCAGGTGGATTTAACCCTGAACTAAAAGTAGGCGACATCGTAATTTCTTCAGAAGTTCGCTACCATGATGTGGATGCCACCATTTTTGGTTACGAATATGGCCAGGTTCCTCAAATGCCGGCTCTTTATGAACCAAACAGCATGCTTGTTGAAGCGGCTGAAAGAAGCGCAGAGAAAGTAACGGAGCACCAGGTAGTGAAAGGGATGATCGCCACAGGCGATTCATTTATGAATGACGCAGATAGAGTGGAATATGTCAGATCAAAACTAGCTAATCTCGACGCCGCAGAAATGGAAGCTGGAGCGATTGCGCAAGTTTGTTATCAGTTTGGTACACCTTTTGTCATTATCCGCTCGCTTTCTGATATTGCTGGGAAAGAATCAAATATTTCTTTCGATCAATTTCTAGAAACAGCTTCAATTAATTCAGCAAACTTAATTTTAAATCTAGTGGAGGAGTTGAAGAAGAATGGCTAA
- a CDS encoding class I SAM-dependent methyltransferase, with protein MGREFIDLFERWADSYDTTVSGQDEEYRDVFKGYDGILSSVAQASSGHVLEFGVGTGNLTSFLLNEGLEVTGVEPSKAMREKASKRLPDVTFYDGDFMVFPTPTKPVQTIVSTYAFHHLTDEEKEIAIHKYSQLLGQNDKIVFADTAFKDENARIKMHEKVKAKGYYNLLQDLQTEYYTTIPVLEELFQQHGFRVVFTQLNDFVWLMEAVKN; from the coding sequence ATGGGAAGAGAGTTTATTGATTTATTTGAGCGTTGGGCAGACTCGTACGATACAACAGTGTCTGGACAGGATGAAGAGTACCGTGACGTTTTTAAAGGCTACGATGGAATCTTATCTTCAGTCGCTCAAGCTTCCTCAGGACACGTTTTAGAATTTGGTGTTGGAACAGGGAATTTAACTTCTTTTTTACTTAATGAGGGACTGGAAGTAACTGGAGTAGAACCGTCAAAAGCGATGAGAGAAAAGGCAAGTAAAAGGCTACCAGATGTCACGTTTTATGATGGCGACTTTATGGTTTTCCCAACTCCGACCAAACCTGTACAAACAATCGTGAGTACCTATGCATTTCACCACCTCACTGATGAAGAAAAAGAGATCGCCATTCACAAATATAGCCAACTACTGGGGCAAAATGATAAAATTGTATTTGCGGATACAGCATTCAAAGATGAGAATGCTAGAATAAAGATGCATGAGAAAGTGAAAGCAAAGGGATATTACAATTTGCTACAGGACTTGCAAACGGAATATTATACAACCATTCCAGTATTAGAGGAACTATTCCAACAACATGGATTTCGAGTTGTATTTACTCAGCTAAATGATTTTGTTTGGCTGATGGAAGCCGTTAAAAATTGA
- a CDS encoding YrzA family protein, translating to MSFSLERIDDKVEFFEGFSLEEIEKKIQVQIDNNRTLLLQVHSVQHHAITHEKTGRPYYSAVVHFKAK from the coding sequence ATGAGTTTTTCGCTCGAACGGATAGACGATAAAGTAGAATTTTTCGAAGGATTTTCACTAGAAGAGATCGAGAAAAAAATACAAGTTCAGATCGATAACAACAGGACCCTGCTGCTTCAGGTTCATTCTGTTCAGCATCACGCCATTACCCATGAGAAAACAGGCAGACCCTACTATTCTGCTGTCGTTCATTTTAAAGCCAAATAA
- a CDS encoding DUF1510 family protein has translation MRSRYGDRHSKRKQNIVLNSLIGIVLAVILVLVANIVFTGDDSQQTASEEQKTAQTNSDEKSNSSSDDAVTSDEAEDSEANDSESDSDTDKDSTKEESADEEKDQENQDKDDQEKEDQDKEDQEKEEADQKPGEPNLEGPWEPVGTSQTGPHKSSYELGSTDWNEKLKAVESVMGISADEMTIWKIGGNGGPQQSYARVSKAGSGNQVYYIELEWIDGKGWKPVSVKPE, from the coding sequence TTGAGATCACGATATGGGGACCGTCATTCAAAGAGAAAACAAAATATCGTATTAAACAGTTTAATTGGAATTGTTCTCGCAGTGATACTTGTACTTGTTGCCAATATAGTCTTTACTGGTGATGACTCTCAGCAAACCGCAAGTGAAGAACAGAAAACCGCACAAACAAATTCGGATGAAAAATCGAATAGTAGCAGTGACGATGCCGTTACTTCTGATGAGGCTGAAGATTCAGAGGCTAATGATTCAGAGTCGGATAGTGACACTGATAAAGATAGTACGAAAGAAGAAAGTGCTGACGAAGAGAAAGATCAAGAGAATCAAGATAAAGATGACCAAGAAAAAGAAGACCAGGATAAAGAAGATCAAGAAAAAGAAGAAGCTGACCAGAAGCCGGGCGAACCAAACCTAGAGGGGCCGTGGGAGCCTGTAGGAACATCGCAAACAGGTCCACATAAATCTAGCTATGAGCTTGGTTCCACTGATTGGAATGAAAAGTTAAAAGCTGTTGAATCTGTTATGGGAATCTCTGCAGATGAAATGACGATCTGGAAAATAGGGGGCAATGGCGGGCCTCAACAGTCATATGCACGTGTAAGTAAAGCTGGATCCGGAAATCAGGTTTATTACATCGAACTTGAGTGGATTGATGGAAAAGGTTGGAAACCAGTTAGTGTTAAACCAGAATAG